In Colletotrichum higginsianum IMI 349063 chromosome 3, whole genome shotgun sequence, a genomic segment contains:
- a CDS encoding Fungal specific transcription factor: protein MRPPMRSSIACLRCRKSKIKCDNDNTGSPCDTCIKAGHKCEFPDPTPLPAKRAEPPTAPKQEKDAGHDRKRVKKLEDATHSEGRTGTVYAQEVLAAPYLTVDLWHQLFDIYKLHFATELPFLHLPTLKGIIHDKDSKKPSAESNLVLLGILALTARFQPELVKYVAHITYDKVAGPKSRGALPRPEPAVASDYFANALAKALGNLESALTSATVIRVQAFLMLGLYKWSQPSGGLAAWMYVGVAIRMAQGLKLGFGDRPSRGNKILGPIPRSNKPAQLPSDRWKDQEIRRRTMFSCLILDRLLSCGSDRVSVVQSKDLQIQLPCTEHAFDLGRVVYTGFLRQVGREMERPIDDSVLSRFVQLADFWGDITKYSFAGGRHTETLPPWDAESTFHQLSSKVEAFYAHLPEEFTWSGANFWKHDNSMYVSLHMLGSLCKIMLHREYIPFFAIKCQKPVGPLDEPVFDPAIVPEYFWERSAEQIFKAAREITDLISTCRDKLPHSSLVTFAIWQAAFVGIYARHYPHMDTENHMVSKEETQERASGTVSDMAQTGTTGIAFQALTKVAPYFSMASNYVTYFRDMDQYFTMVFSDYTSRGLRKSSDGPLSIRLSGGGGGLEEWRVKADKITSNGIILDDDRPTGYDGSEGSRASTLERSSSLGPEYSHLGAGGLDGRRDSRQASTFTAINTSSFHQQASQEGLASGISHHSPTQGFSSTPGSMANDVGIADLHVETGNIDSYIRQTQGQRFGTMLEDIQEFSTGGMVCEPSVGNWDMLKPPFYTQMAGGGQRPQFNGSNFS, encoded by the coding sequence ATGCGGCCTCCAATGAGGTCTAGTATAGCATGTCTTCGGTGCAGAAAATCCAAGATCAAGTGCGACAATGACAACACTGGGTCGCCCTGCGACACCTGCATCAAGGCGGGCCACAAGTGTGAGTTTCCGGATCCCACGCCCCTCCCGGCCAAGCGAGCCGAACCTCCCACTGCACCGAAACAGGAGAAGGACGCCGGCCATGATCGGAAACGGGTGAAGAAGCTTGAAGACGCCACTCACTCCGAAGGACGTACTGGCACAGTGTATGCACAGGAGGTTCTCGCGGCACCGTACCTGACAGTAGATTTGTGGCACCAACTGTTCGACATTTACAAGCTACACTTCGCCACCGAACTTCCCTTCTTGCACCTCCCGACGTTGAAGGGCATAATCCACGACAAGGACAGCAAGAAACCGTCGGCCGAGTCAAACCTGGTTCTTCTGGGCATCCTGGCCCTCACGGCAAGATTCCAGCCCGAACTGGTCAAGTACGTTGCCCATATAACGTACGACAAAGTAGCGGGCCCCAAGTCCCGAGGTGCTTTGCCTAGACCGGAGCCTGCGGTGGCTTCGGATTACTTTGCGAATGCTCTCGCCAAAGCGCTGGGGAACCTAGAATCGGCTCTGACCTCGGCCACCGTCATCCGTGTCCAGGCCTTTCTCATGCTCGGCCTGTACAAATGGAGCCAGCCCAGCGGTGGCCTGGCTGCGTGGATGTACGTCGGCGTGGCCATCAGGATGGCCCAGGGCTTGAAGCTGGGCTTCGGTGACCGGCCGTCGCGTGGGAACAAGATTCTGGGTCCCATTCCGCGATCGAACAAGCCAGCACAGCTACCGTCGGATCGATGGAAGGACCAGGAGATCAGGCGACGCACAATGTTCAGCTGTCTGATACTGGACCGGCTCCTGTCATGTGGATCTGACCGCGTCTCGGTGGTTCAATCCAAGGACCTCCAGATCCAGCTTCCCTGCACCGAACATgccttcgacctcggccgcgtcgtTTATACCGGCTTTCTACGACAAGTGGGACGGGAGATGGAGCGGCCCATTGACGACAGTGTTCTCAGCCGTTTCGTGCAACTGGCCGACTTTTGGGGGGACATCACCAAGTATAGCTTTGCGGGCGGTCGCCACACCGAAACGCTTCCGCCCTGGGACGCGGAATCGACATTTCATCAGTTGAGCAGCAAGGTGGAAGCCTTCTATGCCCACCTACCGGAGGAGTTTACCTGGTCTGGCGCGAACTTCTGGAAGCACGACAACAGCATGTACGTGTCACTCCACATGCTGGGCTCTCTCTGCAAGATCATGCTGCACCGGGAATACATACCATTCTTCGCCATCAAATGCCAAAAGCCGGTGGGTCCTCTCGACGAACCCGTTTTCGACCCTGCCATTGTACCCGAGTATTTCTGGGAGCGGAGTGCGGAGCAGATCTTCAAGGCGGCCAGGGAGATTACAGACCTGATCTCGACATGTCGCGACAAGTTGCCTCACTCATCATTGGTTACCTTCGCCATTTGGCAGGCAGCGTTTGTCGGCATCTACGCCAGGCACTACCCGCACATGGACACGGAAAACCACATGGTCAGCAAAGAAGAGACCCAAGAGCGGGCTTCAGGAACAGTATCTGATATGGCACAGACGGGGACCACGGGTATCGCTTTCCAAGCGCTGACCAAAGTGGCTCCTTATTTCAGCATGGCGTCCAACTATGTGACTTATTTCAGGGACATGGACCAATATTTCACAATGGTTTTCTCCGACTACACGAGCCGAGGGTTAAGGAAAAGCAGCGATGGACCTCTGAGTATCCGGTTGAGCGGAGGTGGCGGTGGGCTTGAAGAATGGAGGGTAAAGGCGGACAAGATCACGAGCAACGgcatcatcctcgacgacgaccggcCGACGGGCTATGATGGATCTGAAGGATCACGGGCCAGTACGTTGGAAAGAAGCTCGTCTCTGGGCCCCGAGTATTCCCAtctcggcgctggcggcctcgacggcagGAGGGATTCTCGACAGGCGTCGACCTTCACCGCCATCAATACCAGTTCGTTCCATCAGCAAGCTAGTCAAGAAGGCCTTGCCAGCGGTATATCCCATCACTCGCCGACACagggcttctcctcgactCCCGGTTCCATGGCTAACGATGTCGGGATCGCGGACCTCCATGTAGAAACCGGCAACATCGATTCGTACATTCGACAGACTCAGGGACAGCGGTTCGGCACCATGCTTGAAGACATACAGGAGTTCAGCACCGGAGGGATGGTCTGCGAGCCGAGTGTTGGAAACTGGGACATGCTCAAGCCGCCGTTCTACACGCagatggcgggcggcggccagcggcCGCAGTTCAATGGCAGCAACTTCTCTTGA
- a CDS encoding Serine carboxypeptidase S28, producing the protein MKASLFASVMAIAATALATMTAPGLKMADTPRLGGLRPRAHSGNQIHNGTFDQLLDHTQPWRGTFKQRYWWNAEHWGGPGYPVFLINGGESDAAGFTGYLENGTVTGLYAETHKGAVILIEHRYYGESWPYKTSTADTLQLLEVPQAIYDNIYFAETAALPFDQGTTDKGANADKSPWVLIGGSYAGALAAWTSVIAPGTFAAYHASSAVVQAIEDFWQFFTPIEQALPRNCSADIKLVIKEVDAVLDRGSDAEILAMKEEFGLETLEDHGDFAYYLQKPVIAWTDSEKAVLDFCDWIETSTTNGQVAAGCEQSGVGLEAAWAGYTSWMHRRYNETCEAEEACDLYGDAVGYNRPTDLEWGRSWVWQLCNEPLGWWHTGPPESNGTSIVSSHVRLEHRQRQCDLRFPQSFGHRPAVSEGFTVAMFNEWTGGWNATFDKVLFCDGEFDPWRSATMSSDYRPGGPSLSTEAAPRLVVKGGNHVPDFQLSEKNAEVVAQEVAIIGRWIEAWKPKKGAAY; encoded by the exons ATGAAGGCATCCCTGTTCGCCTCCGTGatggccatcgccgccactGCGTTGGCTACCATGACGGCCCCAGGTCTCAAGATGGCAGACACGCCGAGACTCGGCGGTCTCCGGCCGCGAGCCCACTCCGGAAACCAAATCCACAACGGTACCTTTGACCAGCTGCTCGACCACACGCAGCCGTGGAGGGGCACCTTCAAGCAGCGGTACTGGTGGAACGCCGAGCACTGGGGTGGGCCGGGCTACCCCGTCTTCCTGatcaacggcggcgagtcCGACGCCGCAGGCTTCACGGGCTACCTGGAGAACGGGACGGTGACGGGGCTCTACGCCGAGACGCACAAGGGCGCGGTCATCCTCATCGAAC ACCGATACTATGGGGAATCGTGGCCGTACAAGACCTCGACGGCAGACACGCTGCAGTTGCTGGAAGTGCCGCAGGCCATCTACGACAACATCTActtcgccgagacggcggcgctgccgtTTGACCAGGGGACGACGGACAAGGGCGCCAACGCGGACAAGTCGCCGTGGGTGCTGATCGGGGGCAGCTACGCGGGCGCGCTCGCGGCGTGGACGTCAGTCATCGCACCGGGCACCTTTGCGGCGTACCAcgccagctcggccgtgGTGCAGGCCATCGAGGACTTTTGGCAGTTCTTCACGCCCATCGAGCAGGCGCTGCCGCGCAACTGCTCGGCCGACATCAAGCTCGTCATCAAGGAGGTGGACGCCGTGCTGGACCGGGGCTCGGACGCGGAGATCCTGGCAATGAAGGAGGAGTTTGGGCTCGAGACGCTCGAGGACCACGGCGACTTTGCGTACTACCTGCAGAAGCCCGTCATCGCGTGGACCGACAGCGAGAAGGCCGTGCTAGACTTTTGCGACTGGATCGAGACGAGCACGACCAACGGGCAGGTCGCCGCGGGCTGCGAGCAATCCGGGGTCGGGCTCGAGGCGGCGTGGGCCGGGTACACGTCGTGGATGCACCGGCGGTACAACGAGACGtgcgaggcggaggaggcatGCGACCTGTACGGCGACGCGGTCGGGTACAACAGGCCGACGGACCTGGAATGGGGCCGCAGCTGGGTGTGGCAGCTTTGCAACGAGCCGCTGGGGTGGTGGCACACGGGGCCGCCCGAGTCGAACGGCACGAGCATCGTGTCGTCGCACGTGCGGCTGGAgcaccggcagcggcagtgCGACCTCCGGTTCCCGCAGTCGTTCGGCCACCGGCCGGCCGTGTCGGAGGGGTTCACGGTGGCCATGTTCAACGAGTGGACGGGCGGGTGGAACGCGACGTTCGACAAGGTGCTCTTCTGCGACGGCGAGTTCGACCCGTGGcgctcggcgacgatgagctCCGACTACCGGCCGGGAGGGCCGTCGCTGAGCacggaggcagcgccgcGGCTCGTGGTTAAGGGGGGCAACCACGTGCCGGACTTTCAGCTGAGTGAGAAGAACGCCGAGGTAGTGGCTCAGGAGGTGGCCATCATAGGCCGGTGGATCGAGGCGTGGAAGCCCAAGAAGGGGGCGGCGTACTGA
- a CDS encoding Duf323 domain protein, translating to MGSIAVPQDELPHAHAGLRAAKQRAAAAAQPAAATGGLDIIDVRRVAVETNLKDDIISMWNPTNGPRRLPTLLLYNERGLQLFEDITYLDEYYLTNNEIEVLEKNSREIAQNIAPGSMVIELGSGFAFEDAGKTIDYYALDLSREELERTLAQVPKFRHVRCHGLLGTYDDGREWLKKPANLARAKCILSLGSSIGNFERDDAAGFLKYFSDVLTQSDKLLIGLDGCSDPSKVYHAYNDKKGITHAFILNGLANANEILGEEAFKLSDWEVIGEYVYDEEGGRHQAFYSPVRDTCVMGTLVKQHERIQVEQSLKYSQLGAENLWNMAGLIETNCWAKGNEHVIGAEGGYTPSFTRERVLHPNKPPPRLATDVEPMTERAGVQSPDRLHMITKRKMPFSLLPDLYASSSCPTLDDWSALWTAWDAVTQKMLPREELLDQPIKLRNACIFYLGHIPGFLDIQLTKTTKTPPTEPAYFQPMFERGIDPDVDNPEKCHSHSEIPDEWPPVEQILEYQQRVRSRLRDQYRSGVDRIPRAVAQGIWVGFEHEIMHMETLLYMMLQSDKTLPPPDVQRPDFKRLANKARQARVANEWHDVPAQSITLGMNEPELDAGIDGYFGWDNERPARKANVHAFQAKGRPITNEEYAQYMFENHINKVPASWAAAESDSKKTVDANGQVYLTNGQTSGQANGHVYGHTNGHTNGNLNGHKDGMANGHLNGGHHHGASDLPDSFLDGIAVRTVHGLVPLKYALDWPIFASYDELSGCAAWMGGRVPTFEEARSIYTYVHNTKRMEAERTLGRTVPAVNGHLSNDGVEETPPQTGSLEAGEARSELFVDLDGANVGFQHWHPVPVTANGGRLAGQGEFGGVWEWTSSPLARHEGFEPMPLYPQYTCKTPSSSHCKPPVISPSSSADNATTADFFDGKHNIVLGGSWATHPRIAGRRSFVNWYQRNYPFAWCGARLVRDAN from the exons ATGGGCTCTATTGCTGTTCCCCAGGACGAGCTCCCTCATGCTCACGCCGGCCTCCGGGCCGCCAAGCAacgggcagcagcagccgcccagcccgccgccgccaccggtggtctcgacatcatcgacgtGCGGCGTGTTGCGGTTGAAACAAACTTGAAAGACGACATCATCTCCATGTGGAACCCCACAAACGGACCCCGGAGGCTGCCGACCCTGCTCCTCTACAACGAACGGGGCCTGCAGTTGTTCGAGGAT ATCACATATCTGGACGAGTACTACCTCACCAACAATGAGATCGAGGTTCTCGAGAAAAACTCGAGAGAGATTGCCCAGAACATCGCACCGGGGTCCATGGTCATCGAGTTAGGGAGTGGGTTC GCCTTTGAAGACGCCGGCAAGACCATCGACTACTACGCCCTTGACCTCTCCCgggaggagctggagcgcACGTTGGCACAAGTGCCCAAGTTCCGTCACGTCCGGtgccacggcctgctcgggacctacgacgacggccgggaGTGGCTGAAGAAGCCCGCCAACCTGGCCCGTGCCAAGTGCATCTTGAGCCTGGGGTCGAGCATCG GAAACTTTGAACGCGACGATGCCGCTGGCTTTTTGAAATACTTTAGCGATGTTCTCACTCAGTCGGACAAGCTGTTGATCGGTCTGGACGGCTGCAGCGACCCGTCCAAGGTCTA TCATGCCTACAATG ACAAGAAAGGAATCACTCACGC GTTCATCTTGAACGGTCTCGCCAATGCCAACGAGATTCTCGGCGAAGAGGCCTTCAAGCTCAGCGACTGGGAAGTCATCGGCGAGTACGTTtacgacgaagaaggcggtCGTCATCAGGCCTTCTACTCGCCCGTTCGCGACACATGCGTTATGGGAACCCTCGTGAAGCAGCACGAGCGCATCCAGGTTGAGCAGAGCCTGAAGTACTCCCAGCTGGGCGCCGAGAACTTGTGGAACATGGCAGGCCTGATCGAGACCAACTGCTGGGCCAAGGGTAACGAGCATG TAATCGGAGCCGAGGGTGGCTACACCCCCTCTTTCACGCGGGAGCGAGTCCTGCACCCCAATAAGCCTCCCCCACGTTTGGCCACCGACGTGGAGCCAATGACCGAAAGAGCTGGAGTGCAGTCTCCTGATC GACTACACATGATTACCAAGAGGAAGATGCCTTTCAGCCTGCTTCCGGACCTCTacgcctcgtcgtcgtgtcCGACTCTGGATGACTGGTCTGCGTTGTGGACGGCATGGGACGCCGTCACGCAGAAGATGCTCCCGAGGGAGGAGTTGCTGGACCAACCCATCAAGCTTCGCAACGCCTGCATCTTTTACCTCGGCCACATTCCGGGCTTCCTGGACATCCAATTGACGAAGACGACCAAGACGCCTCCGACCGAGCCGGCCTACTTCCAGCCCATGTTCGAGAGAGGCATCGACCCGGACGTCGACAACCCCGAGAAGTGCCACTCCCACTCGGAAATCCCTGATGAGTGGCCCCCCGTCGAGCAGATCCTCGAGTACCAGCAGCGGGTGCGTTCGAGGCTCCGGGACCAGTACAGGAGCGGCGTCGACAGGATTCCTAGGGCCGTCGCCCAGGGGATCTGGGTGGGCTTCGAGCATGAGATCATGCACATGGAGACGCTGCTCTACATGATGCTCCAGAGCGACAAGACCCTTCCGCCGCCCGACGTCCAGCGACCCGACTTTAAGCGTTTGGCCAACAAGGCCCGCCAGGCGCGGGTGGCCAATGAATGGCACGACGTTCCCGCCCAGTCCATCACCCTGGGGATGAACGAGCCtgagctcgacgccggcatcgacgggTACTTTGGATG GGACAACGAGAGACCTGCGAGAAAGGCGAATGTTCACGCCTTCCAGGCTAAGGGCCGACCTATCACGAATGAGGAG TACGCGCAATACATGTTCGAGAACCACATCAACAAGGTTCCCGCGTCATGGGCTGCCGCCGAGTCAGACTCCAAGAAGaccgtcgacgccaacggcCAGGTGTACCTGACGAACGGACAAACGAGTGGCCAGGCGAATGGCCATGTTTACGGCCACACCAACGGTCACACCAACGGCAATCTCAATGGACACAAGGATGGCATGGCTAACGGTCATCTCAACGGCGGTCACCACCACGGAGCCAGCGACCTCCCCGACTCGttcctcgacggcatcgccgtccGCACGGTCCACGGCCTGGTGCCCCTCAAGTACGCGCTGGACTGGCCCATCTTCGCGTCGTATGACGAGCTCTCGGGCTGCGCGGCGTGGATGGGCGGGCGCGTGCCTACGTTCGAGGAGGCCCGCAGCATCTACACCTACGTCCACAACACCAAGAGGATGGAGGCCGAGCGCACTCTCGGGAGGACAGTCCCGGCCGTCAACGG ACACCTATCGAACGACGGGGTCGAGGAGACGCCCCCACAGACCGGgtccctcgaggccggcgaggctCGTTCGGAGCTCTTCGTGGACCTCGACGGTGCCAATGTCGGATTTCAGCATTGGCACCCCGTCCCCGTgacggccaacggcggccgcctcgcGGGGCAGGGCGAGTTCGGCGGCGTCTGGGAGTGGACCAGCTCGCCCCTCGCCCGGCACGAGGGCTTCGAGCCCATGCCGCTGTACCCCCAGTACACATGTAAGAcgccctcctcatcccaTTGTAAACCGCCAGTCATCagcccttcttcgtcggctGACAATGCGACCACAgccgacttcttcgacgGCAAGCACAACATCGTCCTCGGGGGGTCTTGGGCGACGCACCCCCGCATCGCCGGACGACGTTCGTT CGTGAACTGGTACCAGCGCAACTACCCCTTTGCCTGGTGCGGAGCCAGGCTCGTGAGGGACGCCAACTAG
- a CDS encoding initiation factor 2 subunit family protein has protein sequence MATGDLTPTGDSQKAQGSDIPIRNKTTDAIDIVSTYHSLLQDPDLTKPVAAIEALISLLNASGTTTVYETLDLVKRASNTLHASVNNPVPLQAGTDLFLQYLVSSLKQQEGAPFASAATANPHQSFDAVRTHLLRNGRLFASRAIAARDRIADAGWRFVRDGKVVLTHGASRAVSTLLFRAADQFGAGGVRFKVVYVRDEHRPAESDRVVRELRDKGIPVAEIAEPAVAHVLGLLRQVHMVFVGAEAVTQNGGIISRMGTYQIAKLAKQAGLPFYVAAESHKFVRKVPLDQRDLGFKQHVLDFRTDGASVQPEDAVDYTPPDFISNLVTENGVKLPSYVFEQLLDIYGSLNG, from the exons aTGGCCACCGGCGACCTCACAC CGACAGGCGACAGCCAAAAGGCCCAGGGTTCCGACATTCCCATCCGCAACAAGACGACGGATGCAATCGA CATCGTCTCGACGTACCACTCCCTCCTCCAAGACCCCGACCTGACAAAACCCGTCGCCGCTATCGAGGCCCTCATCTCGCTCCTCAACGCCTCgggcaccaccaccgtctACGAGACGCTCGACCTTGTCAAGCGCGCCTCCAACACGCTTCACGCCTCCGTCAACAACCCCGTGCCCCTCCAGGCCGGAACCGACCTATTCCTGCAGTACCTCGTCTCCTCGCTTAAGCAGCAGGAGGGAGCCCCGttcgccagcgccgccaccgcgaACCCGCACCAGTccttcgacgccgtccgcaCCCACCTCCTCCGCAACGGTCGCCTCTTCGCCTCGCGCGCCATCGCTGCACGCGaccgcatcgccgacgccggctgGCGCTTCGTCCGcgacggcaaggtcgtcCTCACCCACGGCGCCTCGCGCGCCGTCTCCACCCTGCTgttccgcgccgccgaccagttcggcgccggcggcgtgcGCTTCAAAGTCGTCTACGTGCGCGACGAGCACCGCCCGGCCGAGTCGGACCGCGTCGTGCGGGAGCTCCGCGATAAGGGTATTCCCGTtgccgagatcgccgagcccgccgtcgcccacgTCCTAGGCCTGCTGCGACAGGTCCACATGgtcttcgtcggcgccgaggccgttaCCCAGAATGGTGGCATCATCTCGCGCATGGGCACCTACCAGATCgccaagctggccaagcAGGCCGGCCTTCCCTTctacgtcgccgccgagtcccACAAGTTCGTGCGCAAGGTCCCTCTAGACCAGCGCGACCTGGGCTTCAAGCAGCACGTGTTGGACTTCCGGACGGACGGCGCGAGCGTGCAACCCGAGGACGCCGTGGATTACACC CCCCCCGATTTCATCTCAAACCTCGTGACGGAAAACGGCGTCAAGCTGCCCAGCTACGTCTTCGAACAGCTCCTCGACATCTACGGCAGTCTGAACGGTTGA
- a CDS encoding Pyruvate formate lyase activating enzyme produces MNKYVEAPVFVPSAATRHDTMSTSHEGSSPNQPSFRSYCNESDVSYPILTPSPLRPTLSLGCTSPRSSMSTNTKQQQRQQPGWSAFMSPNSFEKLYTEKAYLTASLETQGDKEVNLMRRLSILQENIGNGLPSDERRRSRKKTALLKSKIMEAAAQKKAILLRLGDIYVELQSRETWVQVQSELYQRQRSWWSTDSPGTAYATTPSDVASMIPTPLDAASPMFFPMGCHPSYGTWEAMTPCCESLMQASQDGSPYESWPEGNVVVGDRADELENRGLRFEYRSQTSLHYGNRDGNHQPFFNETNSRRPNRRMSLPSLKCLWPGSEKSGGP; encoded by the coding sequence ATGAACAAGTACGTCGAAGCCCCAGTTTTCGTCCCTTCGGCCGCCACCAGGCACGATACGATGAGCACCTCCCATGAGGGTTCGTCACCGAACCAGCCTTCGTTTCGATCTTACTGCAATGAATCTGACGTTTCCTACCCTATATTAACGCCGTCGCCTCTCAGGCCGACATTGAGTCTAGGATGCACGAGTCCGAGGAGCAGCATGAGCACAAACaccaagcagcagcagcgtcagCAGCCTGGGTGGTCGGCCTTCATGTCTCCAAACTCGTTCGAGAAACTGTACACCGAGAAGGCCTATCTGACGGCTTCACTTGAGACCCAGGGTGATAAAGAAGTGAACCTCATGAGGAGGCTATCCATTTTGCAGGAGAATATCGGAAACGGGTTGCCGTCCGACGAGCGACGCCGGTCGCGGAAGAAGACTGCCTTGCTGAAGAGCAAGATCATGGAGGCAGCGGcgcagaagaaggccatcCTCCTCAGGCTCGGCGACATCTACGTGGAGCTCCAGAGCCGGGAGACGTGGGTGCAGGTTCAGAGCGAACTCTACCAGCGACAGCGCTCCTGGTGGTCCACAGACTCGCCCGGTACCGCCTAcgcgacgacgccctcggaCGTGGCGTCCATGATACCGACGCCATTGgacgccgcctcgcccatgTTCTTTCCCATGGGCTGCCACCCATCCTACGGCACGTGGGAGGCCATGACGCCCTGCTGCGAGTCTCTGATGCAGGCTTCGCAAGATGGGTCACCGTACGAGTCTTGGCCAGAGGGCAATgtggtcgtcggcgaccgCGCAGATGAGCTGGAAAACCGCGGCTTACGGTTCGAGTACAGATCCCAGACATCGCTTCACTACGGCAACAGAGACGGGAATCACCAGCCTTTCTTCAATGAGACCAATTCCCGACGGCCCAACAGGAGAATGAGTCTTCCCTCGTTAAAGTGTCTCTGGCCAGGGTCCGAGAAATCTGGTGGCCCGTaa
- a CDS encoding Radical SAM superfamily protein, protein MNVKPLGRAFVRRHELFRRNPAMGNSRRLLHLAPPFLLEDYMPRYMTLSSIDESKKRSKAYAHLANCNLCPRLCGVNRFEKTGMCLVGNNTKVNVIAPHFGEEPCIQGHNGSGAVFFSGCNLRCVFCQNHDIAHQRNGQDLTPEELGEWYIKLQQVGRVHNINLVTPEHVVPQVVLSILHAKELGLRVPIIYNTSSFDSLASLELLDGLVDIYLPDFKVWEAATSKRLLKADDYAATARESIKAMHKQVGDLCFTGDGIAKKGLLVRHLVMPGKEAEGQRIMQFLAEEVSRDCFVNIMEQYHPDAHVGKPKRRTKDDTEDQGAVRYNEINRAVSGDEVSSVRRAAEAAGLWRFCDPPRHDGFNI, encoded by the exons ATGAACGTGAAACCACTGGGACGAGCCTTTGTACGACGACATGAGCTCTTCCGCCGTAATCCGGCCATGGGAAACTCTCGTCGCTTACTCCACCTCGCGCCCCCGTTCCTCCTTGAGGACTACATGCCTAGGTACATGACATTGTCTTCCATCGATGAATCCAAGAAGCGATCCAAGGCCTACGCTCATCTTGCCAACTGCAATCTATGTCCGCGACTATGCGGGGTCAACCGCTTTGAAAAGACTGGAATGTGCCTGGTTGGCAACAACACGAAGGTCAATGTGATTGCGCCGCATTTCGGTGAAG AACCATGCATCCAGGGACACAATGGCAGCGGCGCCGTATTCTTCTCGGGCTGCAACCTCCGCTGCGTCTTCTGCCAGAACCATGATATCGCCCATCAGCGCAACGGCCAGGACCTGACGCCTGAGGAGCTGGGCGAATGGTACATCAAGCTGCAGCAAGTCGGCCGCGTCCACAACATCAACCTCGTCACCCCGGAACACGTTGTTCCCCAGGTTGTGCTCAGTATCCTACATGCGAAGGAGCTAGGCCTGAGGGTTCCAATCATCTACAACACTTCCAGCTTTGACTCGCTGGCGTCTCTTGAACTGCTCGATGGCTTGGTGGATATCTACCTCCCCGACTTCAAGGTATGGGAGGCGGCCACGTCCAAGCGCCTTCTGAAGGCAGACGACTATGCAGCCACCGCACGCGAGAGCATCAAGGCGATGCACAAACAGGTCGGCGACCTGTGCTTTACTGGGGACGGCATCGCCAAAAAAGGCCTTCTTGTGCGGCACCTGGTGATGCCCGGAAAAGAAGCAGAGGGCCAACGGATCATGCAGTTCCTGGCTGAGGAGGTCTCCAGGGACTGCTTCGTCAACATCATGGAGCAATACCATCCGGATGCTCATGTCGGCAAGCCCAAGAGGCGCACAAAGGACGACACCGAAGACCAGGGCGCGGTGCGGTACAACGAGATCAATAGGGCAGTGTCAGGAGACGAGGTTTCGTCGGTGCGTAGGGCCGCAGAGGCAGCTGGTCTGTGGCGCTTCTGCGATCCTCCCAGACACGACGGCTTTAACATCTGA